The following DNA comes from Candidatus Bathyarchaeota archaeon.
TTCAAAGCTGTTTTAGGGTCCAGATACGCCGTCGGCTCGTCTAAGACTATAACCTCGGGTCTCATAGCCAAAACCGCCGCTATGGCGACCCTCTGTCTCTGGCCTCCAGAAAGCTCGTAGGGCGCTGCGTACCTATACTTTTCCATCCCGACGGTCTTCAGCGCCCAGTCAACCCTAAGCCTCATCTCATCCCGGTCTATGCCTAGGTTTTCGAGACCAAAGGCGACATCCCTCTCCACGGTCAGAGAGAAAAGCTGGCTGTCAGGGTTTTGGAAGACGAAGCCGACTTTGAGGGCGAGCTTATGGATGGGAGTATCCTTAACGCTTAAACCCGCCACGTAGACTTCGCCTCTAAGGTCTCCGCTGTAGAAGTGCGGTATAAGGCCGTTGAAGCATCTGCAGAGCGTCGTCTTGCCGCATCCGCTCGCCCCGGTGAGTAGTACGAACTCGCCCTTCTCGACCTCTAAATTCACATCTAATAGAACGTCTCTCTCAGACCCCTCATATCTATACGACAGGTCCCTAACCTCTATAGCCTTAGTCATCCTCGACCCGATACCGCAGCCCGTCTATTAAACATAGACATTAAAAACTGAGGTCTCTTTAATTTTTTCCATCGGCTCCCAAGGCAAAACCTGGCTTAGGGCATATCGGTTAAGCTTAAATATTCATGGTGCCAGAGAAATTGGCATGAAAAAGCTAGTTAGACAGATATTATCCTATGTATTGGTCGCTATAATCGCGTCCGCCTCTACATATGCACTCCTACTGTTTCAACCCACGTTCTCGACAAGACCCGACATACGGAAGGAAAACACCACCTTAGTCCGAGTGATACCGTTGGTCGGTAACCTTTCAGAAGTTTCTGGCGACGAAGACGAAATCGGAATGAGCTACATACAAATCGAGCATAAACACCTCGACGTGATCACAGTCCCAGCAGGCGAGGTTGTGGCTTTAAACCTGACATTCGAGCTCGAAACTAAACCATCTCTCCAAGGAGTTGTTGCTCCTTCGATGTTCGACACGCTCATGATGTTCGGAGGAATGTTTGATAGTAGTGGTGACGGTGATATGGAGGGATTGGCGTTTCTGATGATGGGTAATCTTGAGTATTTCGGAACTCCCGACGTTCAGGTCGTGGTTAAGCGTATGCCTCCTGACTGTGGCATCGGAGTCGGACTGCAGATATACGACTATAACAAATTTAATGTGACCATAGTCTTTACCGGAGGAAGCGAAGACTGGGAGGTCTACTACCCGGTTATAAAGATAAACAGGCTCCTGCTGGTGACCGAGGCATATACCGAGGCATATGATACATATACCATTCCATATACTATTCCACAGGTAAATCTACACGTCACGGTCACTGAATATACACCGTAAGGTAATGATGTAATAGGCGATAATCGACTGTCTTCGGAGGCTTTCGGCGATGTATGGTCTTAAACACACAAGTCTTATCATAGTTCTAGGGCTGATTGTTCTATCGTTATCCATCGTATCTGATGTGAAGTGTCAGGCTGTGGAGCAGATACATTTCGAGTGGTATGCGGTAGATATGTTATACGCCGATGTCTTCGACTTCGCCGATGACGACTATTTCGATTACCGGTTACCCTGGCCTTTCCC
Coding sequences within:
- a CDS encoding energy-coupling factor transporter ATPase, coding for MTKAIEVRDLSYRYEGSERDVLLDVNLEVEKGEFVLLTGASGCGKTTLCRCFNGLIPHFYSGDLRGEVYVAGLSVKDTPIHKLALKVGFVFQNPDSQLFSLTVERDVAFGLENLGIDRDEMRLRVDWALKTVGMEKYRYAAPYELSGGQRQRVAIAAVLAMRPEVIVLDEPTAYLDPKTALKIFQLLDGLNKRMGLTVVLVEHRLDLVSRYASRLVVMNKGRIILDGKPSTLFHDELEEYGINVPRLVRFFRKLEEMGYEFGELPLTTDEAAEVIRRIMA